A genomic segment from Flavobacterium litorale encodes:
- the rplC gene encoding 50S ribosomal protein L3 has product MSGLIGRKIGMTSIFDENGKNIPCTVIEAGPCVVTQVRTNEVDGYNALQLGFDDKSEKHVTKAAEGHFKKAGTSGKRKVVEFKEFEEEHNLGDVLTVDLFSEGEFVDVQGVSKGKGFQGVVKRHGFGGVGQATHGQHNRLRAPGSVGASSYPSRVFKGMRMAGRMGGENVTVQNLAVLKVVADKNLLVVKGAVPGHKNSYVIIQK; this is encoded by the coding sequence ATGTCTGGGTTAATTGGAAGAAAAATCGGCATGACTAGCATTTTCGACGAAAACGGGAAAAACATTCCTTGTACAGTAATCGAAGCAGGTCCATGTGTCGTTACCCAAGTCAGAACCAATGAGGTTGACGGGTATAATGCGTTGCAACTTGGTTTCGATGACAAATCAGAAAAACACGTAACAAAAGCGGCCGAAGGTCACTTTAAAAAAGCAGGTACTTCTGGTAAAAGAAAAGTCGTTGAATTCAAGGAATTTGAAGAAGAACATAACTTAGGAGATGTTCTAACTGTAGATTTGTTCAGCGAGGGCGAATTTGTAGATGTACAAGGAGTATCAAAAGGTAAAGGTTTCCAAGGTGTTGTAAAACGTCACGGCTTTGGCGGTGTAGGTCAAGCAACACACGGTCAGCATAACCGATTAAGAGCTCCAGGTTCTGTTGGTGCATCATCATATCCATCAAGGGTATTTAAAGGTATGCGTATGGCAGGAAGAATGGGTGGAGAAAATGTAACAGTACAAAACCTTGCAGTTTTAAAAGTTGTGGCAGATAAGAACCTTCTTGTTGTTAAAGGTGCTGTTCCAGGACATAAAAACTCGTATGTAATCATTCAGAAGTAA
- the rpsJ gene encoding 30S ribosomal protein S10: protein MSQKIRIKLKSYDHSLVDKSAEKIVKTVKSTGAVVTGPIPLPTNKKIFTVLRSPHVNKKSREQFEVSSYKRLLDIYSSSSKTIDALMKLELPSGVEVEIKV, encoded by the coding sequence ATGAGTCAAAAAATCAGAATAAAATTAAAATCATACGATCATAGCCTTGTAGACAAGTCTGCAGAGAAGATTGTAAAAACGGTAAAAAGTACAGGAGCTGTAGTTACAGGACCTATACCACTACCTACTAACAAAAAGATTTTTACAGTACTGCGTTCTCCGCACGTAAACAAAAAATCAAGAGAGCAATTTGAAGTTAGTTCTTACAAAAGGCTTTTAGATATCTATAGCTCATCTTCAAAAACTATTGATGCTTTAATGAAATTAGAGCTTCCTAGTGGAGTAGAAGTAGAGATAAAGGTATAA
- the rpsL gene encoding 30S ribosomal protein S12 produces MPTIQQLVRKGRTQITKKSKSAALDSCPQRRGVCTRVYTTTPKKPNSAMRKVARVRLTNGNEVNAYIPGEGHNLQEHSIVLVRGGRVKDLPGVRYHIVRGALDTAGVSGRLQRRSKYGAKRPKDKK; encoded by the coding sequence ATGCCTACAATTCAACAATTAGTAAGAAAAGGGAGAACCCAGATAACTAAGAAGAGTAAATCGGCTGCTTTAGATTCTTGTCCTCAAAGAAGAGGGGTTTGTACACGTGTTTACACTACTACGCCAAAGAAACCAAACTCTGCAATGCGTAAAGTTGCAAGGGTTCGTTTAACGAATGGTAACGAAGTAAATGCATACATACCTGGAGAAGGACATAACCTACAGGAGCACTCGATAGTATTAGTTAGGGGTGGAAGGGTTAAAGATTTACCAGGTGTTAGATACCACATTGTTCGTGGTGCTCTGGATACTGCCGGTGTTAGCGGAAGGTTACAGAGAAGATCTAAATATGGTGCTAAACGTCCTAAAGACAAAAAGTAA
- the fusA gene encoding elongation factor G — translation MARDLKFTRNIGIAAHIDAGKTTTTERILFYTGMSHKIGEVHDGAATMDWMEQEQERGITITSAATTCTWNFPTEQGKALPESKPYHFNIIDTPGHVDFTVEVNRSLRVLDGLVFLFSAVDGVEPQSETNWRLADNYKVPRLGFVNKMDRQGSNFLAVCKQVKDMLKSNAVPIVLPIGDEADFTGVVDLIKNQAIVWHDDNYGSTFDVVPIPEELVAEAKELRAKLIEEVAAYDENLLEKFMEDEDSITEEEINNALRSATIDMAIIPMLCGSSFKNKGVQFMLDSVCKFLPSPLDKEAIEGTDPDTEEPVLRKPSVKEPFSALAFKIATDPFVGRLAFFRAYSGRLDAGSYVFNTRSGNKERISRIYQMHANKQNAIEYIEAGDIGAAVGFKDIKTGDTLCDEKHPIVLESMDFPDPVIGIAIEPKTKADVDKMGMALAKLAEEDPTFTVRTDHASGQTIISGMGELHLDILVDRMKREFKVEVNQGEPQVEYKETVTKSANHREVYKKQSGGRGKFADIVFTIEPADEVDGKVPVGLQFVNEVKGGNVPKEYIPSVEKGFKEAMKAGPLAGYEVDSLKVTLKDGSFHPVDSDALSFELAAKMGYKESAKAAGAVILEPIMKLEVLTPEENMGDIVGDLNRRRGQINSMDDRAGSKVVKADVPLSEMFGYVTTLRTLSSGRATSTMEFSHYAETPSNIAEEVIKKAKGTA, via the coding sequence ATGGCAAGAGATTTAAAATTTACTAGAAACATAGGGATTGCGGCTCACATTGATGCTGGTAAAACAACAACAACAGAGCGTATCCTTTTTTATACTGGAATGTCTCACAAAATAGGTGAGGTGCACGACGGTGCTGCTACTATGGACTGGATGGAGCAAGAGCAGGAAAGAGGTATTACAATTACCTCGGCAGCTACTACTTGTACCTGGAACTTTCCTACAGAGCAAGGTAAAGCATTACCAGAGTCTAAACCTTACCACTTTAATATTATTGATACTCCTGGACACGTTGACTTTACTGTTGAGGTAAACCGTTCGTTGAGAGTATTAGATGGTCTTGTATTCCTTTTTAGTGCTGTTGATGGTGTTGAGCCACAATCTGAAACGAACTGGAGACTTGCTGATAACTATAAAGTACCACGTTTAGGGTTTGTAAACAAAATGGACCGTCAGGGATCTAACTTCCTTGCAGTATGTAAGCAGGTTAAAGATATGTTGAAGTCCAACGCTGTGCCAATTGTATTGCCAATTGGTGATGAAGCTGACTTTACAGGTGTAGTTGATCTTATAAAAAATCAGGCTATTGTATGGCATGATGACAACTACGGATCTACATTTGATGTTGTGCCAATTCCTGAGGAACTTGTAGCAGAAGCAAAAGAGTTAAGAGCAAAACTTATTGAAGAGGTTGCGGCTTATGACGAAAATCTTCTTGAGAAGTTTATGGAGGATGAAGACTCTATAACAGAAGAAGAAATAAATAATGCGCTTAGAAGTGCTACAATTGATATGGCTATCATACCAATGTTATGTGGTTCTTCATTTAAAAACAAAGGAGTTCAGTTTATGCTAGACTCTGTTTGTAAATTCCTTCCTTCTCCTTTAGATAAAGAAGCGATTGAAGGTACAGATCCTGATACAGAAGAGCCTGTTTTACGTAAGCCATCTGTAAAAGAGCCATTCTCGGCACTTGCGTTTAAAATTGCTACCGACCCATTTGTTGGTCGTTTAGCATTCTTTAGAGCATATTCAGGTCGTCTTGATGCTGGTTCGTACGTATTCAATACACGCTCTGGTAATAAAGAACGTATCTCTCGTATTTATCAAATGCACGCTAACAAGCAAAATGCAATTGAATATATAGAGGCTGGAGATATTGGAGCTGCTGTAGGATTTAAAGATATTAAAACAGGGGATACACTATGTGATGAAAAACATCCTATAGTACTTGAAAGTATGGACTTCCCTGATCCAGTAATTGGTATCGCTATTGAGCCTAAAACTAAGGCTGATGTAGATAAAATGGGTATGGCTTTGGCTAAACTTGCTGAAGAAGATCCAACATTTACAGTAAGAACCGACCATGCTTCAGGACAAACAATTATATCAGGAATGGGTGAGCTTCACTTAGATATCCTTGTAGATCGTATGAAGAGGGAGTTTAAGGTAGAGGTAAACCAAGGTGAGCCACAAGTGGAGTATAAAGAAACTGTTACCAAATCTGCTAATCACAGAGAAGTTTATAAAAAACAATCTGGTGGACGTGGTAAATTTGCAGATATCGTTTTCACAATTGAGCCTGCTGACGAGGTGGACGGAAAAGTTCCTGTAGGACTTCAGTTTGTAAATGAGGTTAAAGGTGGTAACGTTCCTAAAGAATACATACCATCTGTAGAAAAAGGATTTAAAGAAGCTATGAAAGCAGGACCTCTTGCAGGTTATGAAGTTGATAGCTTAAAAGTAACGCTAAAGGATGGTTCTTTCCACCCTGTAGATTCGGATGCACTATCGTTTGAGCTAGCTGCAAAAATGGGTTATAAAGAATCTGCAAAAGCTGCAGGGGCTGTTATCCTTGAACCTATTATGAAACTAGAGGTATTAACGCCTGAGGAAAATATGGGTGATATTGTTGGTGACCTTAACAGAAGAAGAGGTCAGATAAACAGTATGGATGACAGAGCTGGATCTAAAGTAGTAAAAGCAGACGTTCCACTTTCGGAGATGTTTGGTTATGTAACTACCCTAAGAACATTATCTTCAGGTAGAGCAACATCTACAATGGAATTCTCTCACTATGCTGAAACACCTTCTAACATTGCAGAAGAGGTAATCAAGAAAGCAAAAGGAACCGCTTAA
- the rpsN gene encoding 30S ribosomal protein S14, with product MAKESMKAREAKREALVAKYAEKRKALLEAGDYEGLQKLPKNASPVRLHNRCKLTGRPRGYMRQFGVSRVTFREMANNGLIPGVKKSSW from the coding sequence ATGGCTAAAGAATCAATGAAAGCCCGTGAGGCTAAAAGAGAAGCATTAGTAGCTAAGTACGCTGAGAAAAGGAAAGCTTTATTAGAAGCTGGAGATTACGAAGGTTTACAAAAACTACCTAAAAATGCATCGCCAGTTCGTTTACACAATCGTTGTAAGCTAACAGGAAGGCCAAGAGGGTATATGCGTCAATTCGGCGTTTCACGTGTAACATTCCGTGAAATGGCTAATAACGGATTGATACCAGGAGTTAAAAAGTCAAGTTGGTAA
- the rplW gene encoding 50S ribosomal protein L23, with the protein MSIIIKPIITEKITKDGEIFNRFGFVVDKRANKIQIKNAVEAAYGVSVVGVNTMNYRADRSVKYTKSGLISGKTNAYKKAIVQVQEGETIDFYNNI; encoded by the coding sequence ATGAGCATTATAATTAAGCCTATCATCACTGAAAAAATAACTAAGGACGGAGAGATTTTTAACCGCTTTGGTTTTGTTGTTGACAAGAGAGCTAACAAAATCCAGATAAAAAATGCTGTTGAGGCTGCTTATGGGGTTTCTGTAGTAGGTGTTAACACGATGAATTACAGAGCTGATAGATCGGTTAAATACACTAAGAGTGGTTTAATATCAGGAAAGACAAATGCTTATAAAAAAGCAATTGTACAAGTACAAGAAGGAGAAACAATAGATTTTTACAACAATATCTAA
- the rplB gene encoding 50S ribosomal protein L2: protein MSVRKLKPITPGQRFRVVNSFDTITTDKPERSLIAPKKNSGGRNSQGKMTMRYKGGGHKQRYRIIDFKRAKPGVTATVKTIEYDPNRSAFISLLEYADGQKAYMIAQNGLQVGQTVVSGEDASPEIGNALPLSKIPLGTVISCIELRPGQGAVIARSAGTFAQLMARDGKYATIKMPSGETRLILLTCMATIGTVSNSDHQLIVSGKAGRSRWLGRRPRTRPVAMNPVDHPMGGGEGRSSGGHPRSRKGLPAKGYRTRSKVNPSNKYIIERRKK, encoded by the coding sequence ATGTCAGTAAGAAAATTAAAACCTATTACCCCGGGTCAGCGTTTTAGAGTTGTTAATAGCTTTGACACTATTACAACTGATAAGCCGGAGCGTTCATTAATCGCGCCGAAAAAAAACTCAGGAGGTAGAAATAGTCAAGGAAAAATGACCATGCGTTATAAAGGCGGTGGTCACAAGCAAAGATATCGTATAATTGATTTTAAAAGAGCTAAACCAGGTGTTACAGCTACAGTTAAAACAATTGAATACGATCCGAACCGTTCAGCATTCATTTCATTATTGGAGTATGCTGACGGACAGAAGGCTTACATGATTGCTCAAAATGGGCTTCAAGTAGGTCAAACTGTAGTTTCAGGAGAAGATGCATCGCCAGAAATTGGAAATGCATTGCCTTTAAGTAAAATTCCTCTGGGAACTGTAATATCTTGTATTGAGTTACGTCCAGGTCAAGGTGCTGTTATAGCGCGTAGTGCTGGTACTTTTGCTCAGTTAATGGCAAGAGATGGAAAATATGCAACAATAAAAATGCCATCGGGCGAGACAAGGTTAATCCTTTTAACGTGTATGGCTACTATTGGTACAGTTTCCAACTCAGACCACCAGTTGATTGTATCTGGTAAAGCAGGTAGATCAAGATGGTTAGGTAGAAGACCAAGAACAAGACCAGTAGCAATGAACCCGGTAGATCACCCAATGGGTGGTGGTGAAGGACGTTCTTCAGGAGGTCACCCACGCTCAAGAAAAGGACTTCCGGCAAAAGGTTACAGAACTCGTTCTAAAGTTAACCCGAGTAATAAGTATATTATAGAACGTAGAAAAAAATAA
- the rplV gene encoding 50S ribosomal protein L22 codes for MGVRKRERAEQIKEANRHIAFAKLNNCPTSPRKMRIVADLVRGKKVELALNILKFNSKEASRKLEKLLLSAINNWQQKNSEENLEEAGLFVKEIRVDGGTMLKRLRPAPQGRAHRIRKRSNHVTIVLGAINNNTQSNQ; via the coding sequence ATGGGAGTTCGTAAAAGAGAAAGAGCAGAGCAGATAAAAGAAGCTAACAGGCATATAGCATTTGCCAAGCTTAATAACTGCCCAACTTCGCCCCGAAAAATGCGCATAGTTGCAGATTTGGTAAGAGGTAAAAAGGTAGAATTGGCTCTTAATATATTAAAATTCAATAGTAAAGAAGCTTCTCGTAAATTAGAAAAACTTTTGTTATCAGCAATAAACAACTGGCAACAAAAAAATAGCGAGGAAAATCTTGAAGAAGCAGGTCTTTTTGTAAAAGAGATAAGAGTAGATGGCGGAACAATGCTAAAAAGACTCAGACCAGCACCACAAGGTCGTGCTCATAGAATAAGAAAACGTTCTAACCACGTAACAATCGTGCTTGGAGCTATTAATAATAATACACAAAGTAATCAATAA
- the rpsG gene encoding 30S ribosomal protein S7, whose product MRKRQAKKRPLLPDPRFNDQLVTRFVNNLMWDGKKSTAFKVFYDAIDIVEAKKQDEEKTALELWKDALTNVMPHVEVRSRRVGGATFQIPMQIRPDRKISMAMKWLILYARKRNEKSMAQRLASEVLAAAKEEGAAVKKRMDTHKMAEANKAFSHFRF is encoded by the coding sequence ATGAGAAAAAGACAGGCCAAAAAAAGACCTCTTTTACCGGATCCAAGGTTTAACGACCAACTGGTAACACGTTTTGTAAATAACTTAATGTGGGACGGTAAAAAATCTACTGCTTTTAAAGTGTTTTATGATGCAATAGACATCGTGGAAGCTAAAAAGCAGGACGAAGAAAAAACAGCATTAGAGTTGTGGAAAGATGCTCTAACAAATGTTATGCCTCATGTAGAGGTAAGAAGCCGTAGAGTAGGTGGTGCTACTTTTCAGATACCAATGCAAATACGTCCAGATAGAAAAATATCTATGGCGATGAAATGGTTAATACTTTATGCAAGGAAAAGGAATGAGAAATCGATGGCTCAAAGGTTAGCTTCTGAGGTTTTAGCTGCTGCTAAAGAAGAAGGTGCTGCTGTTAAAAAGAGAATGGATACTCATAAAATGGCAGAGGCTAATAAAGCATTCTCTCACTTTAGATTTTAA
- the rpsC gene encoding 30S ribosomal protein S3, producing MGQKTNPIGNRLGIIRGWDSNWYGGNDYGDKLAEDHKIRKYIYARLAKASVSKVIIERTLKLVTVTITTARPGIIIGKGGQEVDKLKEELKKITDKEVQINIFEIKRPELDAHLVGASIARQIESRISYRRAIKMAIAAAMRMNAEGIKILISGRLNGAEMARSEMFKEGRVPLSTFRADIDYALTEAHTTYGRMGIKVWIMKGEVYGKRDLSPLVGMDKKQSKSSGSQGRSNSGRPGGRPDQRKRK from the coding sequence ATGGGACAAAAGACAAATCCAATAGGAAATCGCCTTGGAATCATCAGAGGATGGGACTCAAACTGGTATGGTGGAAATGACTACGGTGATAAACTTGCCGAAGACCATAAAATCAGAAAGTATATCTATGCTCGTTTAGCGAAAGCTAGTGTATCAAAAGTAATAATCGAGAGAACGCTTAAACTTGTAACCGTTACTATCACTACTGCCCGTCCCGGTATCATTATCGGTAAAGGTGGTCAAGAGGTAGACAAGTTAAAAGAAGAACTTAAGAAAATTACTGACAAAGAGGTTCAAATCAACATCTTTGAGATTAAACGACCAGAATTAGATGCTCACCTAGTAGGTGCTAGCATTGCGCGCCAAATTGAAAGCAGAATCTCTTACAGAAGAGCTATCAAAATGGCTATTGCTGCCGCTATGCGTATGAATGCAGAAGGTATCAAGATATTAATATCGGGTCGTTTGAATGGTGCTGAAATGGCACGTTCAGAAATGTTCAAAGAAGGTAGAGTTCCTCTATCAACTTTCAGAGCTGATATTGATTATGCACTTACAGAGGCACATACTACTTATGGTAGAATGGGAATCAAAGTGTGGATCATGAAAGGTGAGGTTTACGGTAAGAGAGATCTTTCTCCGTTAGTAGGTATGGATAAAAAACAATCCAAATCTTCAGGATCTCAAGGTAGGTCTAATTCAGGCAGACCAGGCGGAAGACCAGACCAACGCAAAAGAAAGTAA
- the rplN gene encoding 50S ribosomal protein L14, whose product MVQQESRLKVADNTGAKEVLTIRVLGGTKRRYASVGDKIVVSIKDAAPNGNVKKGTVSTAVVVRTKKEVRRADGSYIRFDDNACVLLNATGEMRGTRVFGPVARELREKQFMKIVSLAPEVL is encoded by the coding sequence ATGGTACAACAGGAATCTAGACTAAAAGTAGCAGATAACACGGGAGCTAAAGAAGTTTTAACTATACGTGTGCTAGGAGGAACGAAACGTCGTTATGCCTCTGTTGGAGATAAAATTGTAGTTTCAATAAAAGATGCAGCACCTAACGGAAACGTTAAAAAAGGTACTGTTTCTACTGCAGTTGTTGTACGTACCAAAAAAGAAGTGAGAAGAGCCGACGGTTCATACATTAGATTTGATGATAACGCTTGCGTATTATTAAATGCTACTGGTGAAATGAGAGGAACTCGTGTTTTTGGTCCTGTAGCGAGAGAACTTCGTGAAAAACAATTCATGAAAATTGTATCATTAGCACCAGAAGTGCTTTAA
- the rpsQ gene encoding 30S ribosomal protein S17 — translation MEKRNLRKERVGVVTSNKMVKSIVVSETRKVKHPLYGKFVLKTKKYVAHDETNDCNIGDTVKIMETRPLSKNKCWRLVEIIERAK, via the coding sequence ATGGAAAAAAGAAATTTAAGAAAAGAGCGAGTAGGTGTTGTTACTAGCAACAAAATGGTAAAATCCATAGTTGTTTCTGAAACAAGAAAAGTAAAACACCCATTATACGGTAAGTTCGTGTTGAAAACTAAAAAATATGTTGCACACGACGAAACAAACGACTGTAACATTGGAGATACTGTAAAGATCATGGAAACACGACCTTTAAGTAAAAACAAATGTTGGAGATTAGTAGAAATCATTGAAAGAGCTAAGTAA
- the rpsH gene encoding 30S ribosomal protein S8: protein MYTDPIADFLTRVRNAVRANHKVVEVPASNMKKEITKILFDQGYILSYKFDDNSVQGTIKIALKYNKETKEPVIKDIQRISKPGLRKYAGSSNLPRILNGLGIAIVSTSKGLMTGKQAKQHNVGGEVICYVY, encoded by the coding sequence ATGTACACAGATCCTATAGCAGATTTCTTGACAAGAGTTAGAAACGCGGTAAGAGCCAACCACAAAGTGGTAGAAGTTCCTGCATCTAACATGAAGAAAGAAATCACAAAGATTTTATTTGATCAGGGATATATTTTAAGTTACAAATTTGATGACAACTCTGTACAGGGTACAATCAAAATAGCTCTTAAGTACAATAAAGAAACTAAAGAGCCCGTAATTAAAGATATCCAAAGAATTAGTAAACCAGGTTTACGTAAATATGCAGGTTCATCCAACCTACCAAGAATCCTTAACGGATTAGGTATAGCCATAGTATCTACATCAAAAGGTTTGATGACAGGAAAACAGGCAAAACAGCATAATGTTGGTGGTGAAGTTATCTGTTACGTATACTAA
- the rpsS gene encoding 30S ribosomal protein S19 — translation MARSLKKGPYVHYKLEKKVQENVEKGNKAVVKTWSRASMITPDFVGQTIAVHNGRQFVPVYVTENMVGHKLGEFSPTRSFRGHAGAKNKGKK, via the coding sequence ATGGCACGTTCATTAAAAAAAGGACCTTACGTTCACTATAAATTAGAGAAAAAAGTTCAAGAAAACGTAGAGAAGGGTAATAAAGCAGTTGTTAAAACATGGTCGAGAGCTTCTATGATTACTCCTGATTTTGTTGGGCAAACTATTGCAGTGCACAACGGACGCCAGTTCGTTCCTGTTTACGTTACAGAGAATATGGTAGGTCATAAACTAGGAGAATTTTCACCAACACGCTCGTTTAGAGGTCATGCTGGTGCTAAAAATAAAGGTAAAAAATAA
- the rplE gene encoding 50S ribosomal protein L5: MAYIPRLKSEYKERVIPALREEFSYKNVMMVPKLEKIVLSRGVGAAVSDKKLIDYAVDELTKITGQKAVSTISKKDVASFKLRKGMPIGAKVTLRGERMYEFLDRLITSALPRVRDFGGIKATGFDGRGNYNLGVTEQIIFPEIDIDKVNKISGLDITFVTTAETDKEAKSLLGELGLPFKKN; this comes from the coding sequence ATGGCTTATATACCAAGATTGAAGAGTGAATATAAAGAGAGGGTAATACCTGCTCTTAGAGAAGAGTTCAGTTATAAAAACGTAATGATGGTTCCTAAACTTGAAAAAATAGTTTTGAGCCGTGGTGTTGGAGCTGCCGTATCAGACAAGAAATTGATTGATTATGCAGTTGATGAGCTTACGAAGATAACAGGACAAAAAGCTGTATCTACCATTTCTAAAAAAGACGTTGCGTCTTTCAAGCTTAGAAAAGGTATGCCAATTGGAGCTAAAGTTACACTTCGTGGAGAAAGAATGTATGAGTTTTTAGATAGACTTATAACATCTGCACTACCACGTGTAAGAGACTTTGGTGGTATTAAAGCTACAGGTTTTGACGGTAGAGGAAACTATAACCTAGGTGTTACAGAGCAAATCATTTTCCCAGAAATTGATATTGACAAAGTGAACAAAATTTCAGGTTTAGATATTACATTTGTAACCACTGCCGAGACAGATAAAGAAGCGAAATCGTTATTAGGAGAACTAGGATTACCTTTTAAAAAGAATTAA
- the rplX gene encoding 50S ribosomal protein L24 — MTKLKIKSGDTVKVIAGENKNSQGKVLRVLREKNKAVVEGVNMVSKHTKPSAKNPQGGIVKKEAPIHISNLALIDPKTQEPTKTGVRVEGDKKVRFSKKSNQVL; from the coding sequence ATGACAAAGCTAAAGATAAAATCAGGAGACACCGTTAAGGTAATTGCTGGAGAGAATAAAAACTCCCAAGGCAAAGTGCTACGTGTACTTCGTGAAAAAAACAAAGCCGTAGTTGAGGGCGTAAACATGGTATCCAAGCATACTAAGCCAAGCGCTAAAAACCCTCAAGGAGGTATCGTTAAGAAAGAGGCTCCTATACACATATCTAACCTAGCATTAATAGATCCTAAAACGCAGGAGCCTACAAAAACAGGAGTTAGAGTAGAAGGAGATAAGAAAGTGAGATTTTCAAAAAAATCTAATCAAGTATTATAG
- the rpmC gene encoding 50S ribosomal protein L29 gives MKQSEIKDLSAAELQGKLGELRKTYADLKSAHAISPIDNPLQIRTVRRSIARVATELSKRELQ, from the coding sequence ATGAAACAATCAGAAATTAAAGATCTATCTGCAGCTGAGTTACAAGGTAAGCTTGGTGAATTAAGAAAGACATATGCCGATTTAAAATCAGCTCACGCTATATCTCCTATTGATAATCCATTACAAATAAGAACTGTAAGAAGATCTATTGCGAGAGTAGCTACCGAGTTAAGCAAACGAGAATTACAATAA
- the rplP gene encoding 50S ribosomal protein L16: MLQPKRTKYRKVQKGRMKGLSQRGHELSNGMFGIKSLDASFITSRQIEAARIAATRFMKREGQLWIKIFPDKPITKKPLEVRMGKGKGAVEYWAAVVKPGRIMFEVGGVPMAVAKEALRLAAQKLPVRTKFIVARDFEA; the protein is encoded by the coding sequence ATGTTACAGCCTAAAAGAACAAAATACCGCAAGGTACAGAAGGGTAGAATGAAGGGACTGTCTCAAAGAGGTCACGAACTTTCTAATGGAATGTTTGGTATAAAATCTTTAGATGCATCTTTTATTACTTCTCGTCAAATCGAAGCTGCCCGTATTGCGGCAACACGTTTCATGAAAAGAGAAGGTCAATTGTGGATTAAAATTTTTCCAGATAAACCTATTACCAAAAAACCTCTAGAGGTACGTATGGGTAAAGGTAAAGGTGCAGTAGAGTATTGGGCTGCTGTAGTTAAGCCTGGAAGAATTATGTTTGAAGTAGGAGGAGTACCAATGGCAGTAGCAAAAGAGGCATTACGCCTTGCTGCACAAAAACTTCCTGTAAGAACTAAGTTTATTGTTGCCAGAGATTTTGAAGCATAA
- the rplD gene encoding 50S ribosomal protein L4, giving the protein MEVKVLDINGKETGRTVTLSDSVFAIEPNKHAVYLDVKQYLANQRQGTHKAKERAEITGSTRKIKKQKGTGTARAGSIKNPLFKGGGRVFGPRPRSYSFKLNKNLKRLARKTALTLKAKEANLVVVEDFNFDAPNTKNFINVLKALGLDNKKSLFVLGDTNKNVYLSSRNLKNSSVITASELNTYGIVYTNSLVLAESSLEGIVENLSK; this is encoded by the coding sequence ATGGAAGTAAAAGTATTAGATATCAACGGAAAAGAAACTGGCAGAACGGTAACCCTTTCTGATTCAGTATTCGCAATCGAGCCTAATAAACATGCTGTTTACCTTGATGTTAAACAATATCTTGCTAACCAAAGACAGGGTACTCACAAAGCCAAAGAAAGAGCTGAGATAACAGGTAGTACACGTAAGATAAAAAAGCAAAAAGGAACAGGTACAGCTCGTGCAGGTAGTATTAAAAACCCTTTATTTAAGGGTGGAGGAAGAGTTTTCGGTCCAAGACCAAGAAGCTATTCTTTTAAACTTAATAAAAACCTTAAGCGTTTAGCAAGAAAAACAGCATTAACGTTAAAAGCAAAAGAAGCTAATTTAGTAGTGGTTGAAGATTTTAATTTTGATGCGCCAAACACTAAAAATTTCATTAATGTTTTGAAAGCTTTAGGGTTAGATAATAAAAAATCTTTATTTGTGTTGGGCGATACAAATAAAAATGTATATTTGTCGTCACGCAATTTAAAAAACTCTAGCGTTATAACTGCTTCAGAATTAAACACTTATGGAATTGTTTATACAAATAGTTTAGTTCTTGCAGAGAGTTCGTTAGAAGGGATTGTAGAAAATTTAAGCAAATAA